A DNA window from Mesorhizobium sp. C432A contains the following coding sequences:
- a CDS encoding glutathione S-transferase family protein gives MGLLVEGKWQGRPANVDSSGRFIRAETQWRDWITRDGAPAQGRTRGFKAEPGRYHLYVSLACPWAHRTLIFRALKKLEDIIPVSVVHHFLGAEGWTFLAEDGATGDTLYGLDFLHQIYTKADPAYSGRVSVPVLWDKKEETIVSNESAEIIRMLNSAFDEWGDAALDSYPPGLRGEIDKVNALVFPAVNNGVYRAGFATTQAAYEEAFGELFAALDTLEGRLSKQRYLTGERVTEADWRLFTTLVRFDPVYFGHFKCNLRRIADYPNLSNYLRDLYQVPGIAGTVNLHHIKMHYYGSHESINPTRIVPVGPGLDYGAPHDRARFRQAA, from the coding sequence ATGGGATTGCTGGTCGAAGGCAAATGGCAGGGCCGTCCGGCCAATGTCGATAGCAGCGGCAGGTTCATCCGCGCCGAGACGCAGTGGCGTGACTGGATCACGCGCGACGGCGCGCCGGCGCAAGGTCGTACGCGCGGCTTCAAGGCCGAGCCCGGACGCTACCATCTTTATGTCTCGCTCGCCTGTCCGTGGGCGCACCGCACGCTGATCTTTCGCGCGCTGAAGAAGCTAGAAGACATCATCCCGGTTTCAGTCGTGCATCATTTCCTCGGTGCTGAGGGCTGGACGTTTTTGGCCGAGGATGGCGCCACCGGCGACACGCTCTACGGCCTCGACTTCCTGCACCAAATCTACACCAAGGCCGATCCAGCCTATTCGGGCCGGGTTTCGGTGCCGGTGCTGTGGGACAAGAAGGAAGAGACCATCGTCTCCAATGAATCCGCCGAAATCATCCGCATGCTCAATTCGGCCTTCGACGAGTGGGGCGATGCCGCTCTCGATTCCTATCCGCCAGGCCTGCGCGGCGAGATCGACAAGGTCAATGCGCTGGTCTTTCCAGCCGTCAACAACGGCGTCTACCGTGCCGGCTTTGCCACCACGCAAGCGGCCTATGAAGAGGCGTTCGGCGAGCTGTTCGCGGCGCTCGACACGCTGGAGGGCCGACTGTCAAAACAGCGCTATCTCACTGGCGAGCGTGTCACCGAGGCCGATTGGCGGCTGTTCACCACGCTGGTGCGTTTCGACCCGGTCTATTTCGGCCATTTCAAATGCAATCTGCGCCGTATAGCCGACTATCCGAACCTTTCGAACTATCTGCGTGACCTCTACCAGGTGCCTGGTATCGCCGGCACGGTGAACCTGCACCACATCAAAATGCACTATTACGGCAGCCACGAGAGCATCAACCCGACGCGCATCGTGCCGGTCGGGCCTGGGCTCGACTATGGCGCGCCGCACGACCGGGCGCGGTTCAGGCAGGCGGCGTGA
- a CDS encoding NUDIX domain-containing protein → MAISDPEQAFRQTGWAGLRARLFHLYFLLRRPMTLGVRGLIHDRASNTVFLIRHTYVPGWQLPGGGVEVGETLGEALVRELAEEGNIALTAQPVLKSMHFNRRSSRRDHVGLYLIETFNQTAPKLPDHEIAEAGFFPLDRLPHGTTPATLRRLAEVFEGQPVSPYW, encoded by the coding sequence ATGGCTATATCGGACCCGGAGCAGGCGTTTCGCCAGACCGGTTGGGCAGGCCTCAGGGCAAGGCTGTTCCATCTCTATTTCCTGCTGCGGCGGCCGATGACGCTGGGCGTGCGCGGCCTGATCCACGATCGCGCCTCGAACACTGTCTTCCTCATCCGCCACACCTACGTTCCCGGCTGGCAATTGCCGGGCGGGGGCGTCGAAGTCGGCGAGACGCTCGGTGAGGCGCTGGTGCGCGAACTGGCCGAGGAAGGCAACATCGCGCTGACAGCCCAGCCGGTGCTGAAATCGATGCATTTCAACCGCCGCTCCAGCCGCCGCGACCATGTCGGCCTCTATCTCATCGAAACCTTCAACCAGACCGCGCCGAAACTGCCGGACCACGAGATCGCCGAAGCAGGCTTCTTTCCGCTCGACCGCTTGCCGCATGGCACGACGCCGGCGACGCTGCGGCGGCTTGCCGAGGTTTTTGAAGGCCAGCCGGTATCGCCGTACTGGTAG
- a CDS encoding metallophosphoesterase: protein MFRLAHISDVHLGPLPGVTYRELASKRVVGYVNWQRNRRRHMHDAVIDTIVADMKASTPDHLTVTGDLVNLALDGEIEMAKHWLETLGSPEDVSVVPGNHDAYVPGAFDKVCRSWAAWMSGDGVTAPIDRNAFPYLRVRGNVALIGVSTARATAPFMANGFFLEGQAQRLATVLDATNKRGLLRVIMIHHPPVRGAVAQQKRLFGISRFHKTVHRHGAELVLHGHSHLPSLFFIGGRGARIPVVGVAAAGQSPGSKNPAAQYNLLDIDGEKGNWLIRLTRRGLTGPALPPSDLQVIELGAQTPRPSDR, encoded by the coding sequence ATGTTCAGGCTCGCGCATATTTCCGATGTCCATCTGGGGCCGCTTCCCGGTGTAACCTATCGCGAACTCGCGTCCAAGCGCGTCGTCGGCTACGTCAACTGGCAGCGCAACCGCCGCCGCCATATGCACGATGCCGTCATCGACACCATCGTCGCCGACATGAAGGCGAGCACACCCGACCACCTCACCGTTACCGGCGATCTGGTCAATCTGGCGCTCGACGGCGAGATCGAGATGGCCAAGCACTGGCTTGAGACGCTGGGTTCGCCGGAGGATGTCTCGGTGGTGCCGGGCAACCACGACGCCTATGTGCCGGGCGCCTTCGACAAGGTCTGCCGCTCCTGGGCGGCGTGGATGAGCGGCGACGGCGTGACTGCGCCGATCGACCGCAACGCTTTTCCCTATCTGCGCGTACGCGGCAATGTCGCGCTGATCGGCGTTTCGACGGCGCGCGCCACGGCGCCGTTCATGGCCAACGGCTTCTTCCTCGAAGGTCAGGCGCAAAGGCTGGCGACAGTGCTCGACGCAACGAACAAACGCGGCCTGTTGCGGGTGATCATGATCCATCATCCGCCGGTGCGCGGCGCCGTCGCCCAGCAAAAGCGCCTGTTCGGCATCTCCCGCTTCCACAAGACCGTTCATAGGCATGGCGCCGAACTTGTGCTGCACGGCCATTCGCATCTGCCGTCGCTGTTCTTCATCGGCGGGCGCGGCGCCAGGATTCCGGTCGTCGGCGTCGCCGCCGCCGGGCAGTCGCCAGGCAGCAAGAACCCGGCGGCACAGTACAATCTGCTCGATATTGACGGGGAGAAGGGCAATTGGCTGATTCGCCTGACGCGGCGCGGCCTGACCGGGCCGGCCTTGCCGCCATCGGACCTGCAGGTCATTGAACTCGGCGCGCAGACACCGAGGCCTTCAGATCGTTGA
- the leuA gene encoding 2-isopropylmalate synthase produces the protein MNAREDIRAGEAESVKGAAGHMPGAARKYQPYPTVGLTDRTWPNKVIDKAPVWCSVDLRDGNQALIDPMGHERKARMFALLLDMGFKEIEIGFPSASQTDFDFARWCIEEGNVPADVSLQVLVQCRPELITRTFESLKGATNPIVHFYNSTSELQRRVVFEKDVGGIKRIATDAAKMITDMAAKAGGGYRFEYSPESFTGTELEVALEICNAVTEIVKPTADNRLIINLPSTVEMSTPNIYADRIEWMCRNLDDRENLLISLHPHNDRGTGIATTELGLMAGADRVEGTLFGNGERTGNVDIVTLALNMYTQGVDPHLDCSDINRMKDVYEYSNQLKISERHPYVGELVYTAFSGSHQDAINKGMKALKKANTPVWEVPYLPIDPADVGRSYEAIIRINSQSGKGGIAYVLQADYGLNLPRNLQIEFSQEIQAITDAEGKEVPAKRIHDRFIETYVDQPGARLKFLDHHTYPDTEKKGRRVVEAVILDNGKETTIAGSGTGPIDGFVDALSRHVGVDMSVLDYSEHSLQRGSNASAISYVEMEYPGGKLFGAGINTNIVAASLEAVVSAANRIIGRKAG, from the coding sequence ATGAACGCACGAGAAGACATCCGCGCCGGCGAAGCCGAAAGCGTAAAAGGCGCGGCCGGCCACATGCCGGGCGCGGCCCGAAAATACCAGCCGTATCCGACGGTCGGTCTCACCGACCGCACCTGGCCCAACAAGGTCATCGACAAGGCACCGGTCTGGTGCTCGGTCGATTTGCGCGACGGCAACCAGGCGCTGATCGATCCAATGGGTCATGAGCGCAAGGCGCGCATGTTCGCCCTGCTGCTCGACATGGGTTTCAAGGAGATCGAGATCGGTTTCCCCTCGGCCTCGCAGACCGATTTCGATTTCGCCCGCTGGTGCATCGAGGAAGGCAATGTGCCGGCCGATGTTTCGCTACAGGTGCTGGTGCAGTGCCGTCCCGAACTCATCACCCGCACCTTCGAATCTCTGAAGGGCGCCACCAACCCGATCGTGCATTTCTACAATTCGACCAGCGAGTTGCAGCGTCGCGTCGTCTTCGAGAAGGATGTCGGCGGTATCAAGCGCATCGCCACCGACGCGGCCAAGATGATCACCGACATGGCGGCCAAAGCCGGCGGCGGTTATCGCTTCGAATATTCGCCCGAAAGCTTTACCGGCACCGAGCTCGAAGTCGCGCTGGAGATATGCAACGCCGTCACCGAGATCGTGAAGCCGACAGCCGACAACAGGCTGATCATCAACCTGCCGTCGACGGTCGAGATGTCGACGCCCAACATCTATGCCGACCGGATCGAATGGATGTGCCGCAACCTGGACGACCGCGAGAACCTGCTGATCTCGCTGCACCCCCACAACGATCGCGGCACCGGCATCGCCACCACCGAGCTCGGCCTGATGGCGGGTGCGGACCGCGTCGAAGGCACGCTGTTCGGCAATGGCGAGCGCACCGGCAATGTCGACATCGTGACGCTGGCGCTCAACATGTACACGCAAGGGGTCGATCCCCATCTGGATTGCTCCGACATCAACCGGATGAAGGACGTCTACGAATATTCCAACCAGCTGAAGATCTCCGAGCGCCATCCCTATGTCGGCGAACTCGTCTACACCGCCTTTTCCGGCTCGCACCAGGACGCCATCAACAAGGGCATGAAGGCCTTGAAGAAGGCCAACACGCCGGTCTGGGAAGTGCCCTATCTGCCGATCGATCCGGCCGATGTCGGGCGCAGCTACGAGGCGATCATCCGCATCAACTCGCAGTCAGGCAAAGGCGGCATCGCCTATGTGCTGCAGGCCGACTACGGCCTCAATCTGCCGCGCAACCTGCAGATCGAGTTCAGCCAGGAGATCCAGGCGATCACCGACGCCGAAGGCAAGGAAGTGCCGGCAAAACGCATCCATGACCGCTTTATCGAAACCTATGTCGACCAGCCCGGCGCACGACTGAAGTTCCTCGACCATCACACCTATCCCGACACCGAGAAAAAGGGCCGGCGCGTGGTCGAGGCGGTGATCCTCGACAACGGCAAGGAGACGACCATCGCCGGCTCCGGCACCGGCCCGATCGACGGCTTCGTCGATGCGCTGTCGCGTCATGTTGGCGTCGACATGTCGGTGCTTGATTATTCCGAACATTCGCTCCAGCGCGGCTCGAACGCCTCGGCGATTTCCTATGTCGAGATGGAATATCCCGGCGGCAAGCTGTTCGGCGCCGGCATCAACACCAACATCGTCGCCGCCTCGCTGGAAGCCGTTGTTTCGGCCGCCAACCGGATAATCGGCCGCAAGGCCGGCTGA
- a CDS encoding N-acetyltransferase, whose amino-acid sequence MSLADVKYLPETPAHDPEIEAINDEAFGPGRFVLAAYKIRETGGHERSLSFVAMDGDIVIASVRMTRIAAGAGRALMLGPLAVRPAFKNLGIGRRLVAIALEAAAKAGAPAVILVGDEPYYGPLGFRKIPRGQISMPRPVDLDRLLSHEIVPGAVARLSGEVGHASLARIAEQAPVMA is encoded by the coding sequence ATGAGCCTTGCCGACGTGAAATACCTGCCGGAAACTCCGGCGCATGATCCCGAAATCGAAGCCATCAACGACGAAGCCTTTGGCCCCGGCCGTTTCGTGCTGGCCGCCTACAAGATCCGCGAGACCGGCGGCCACGAGCGCTCGCTGTCCTTTGTCGCCATGGATGGCGACATCGTCATTGCTTCGGTGCGCATGACCCGCATCGCCGCCGGCGCCGGCCGCGCGCTGATGCTCGGGCCGCTTGCCGTGCGGCCCGCCTTCAAAAATCTCGGCATCGGCCGCCGGCTCGTGGCGATCGCGCTGGAGGCGGCCGCCAAGGCCGGCGCGCCGGCGGTGATCCTTGTCGGCGACGAGCCTTATTACGGCCCGCTCGGCTTCAGAAAGATCCCCCGCGGCCAGATCTCCATGCCGCGCCCGGTCGACCTCGACCGGCTGCTGTCGCACGAGATCGTGCCCGGTGCCGTGGCGCGGCTCTCCGGCGAGGTCGGCCATGCCAGCCTTGCCAGGATCGCGGAGCAGGCACCAGTGATGGCCTGA